The DNA window TAAGACTTCCCTGCAGTGCTTCCCAGGGCTCTTATAAGCAAGAAGCTGTTCATATTAgtaaaaaaagctttgaagatGAATAGTGCTAATTATTATTTATAGGTATTCATTCTCACCACGGGTAGTTCACCTTGATCCAAGGCATGAAAGGAAACCAGGATATTTGGAAGCTGGTCAGGCCCGAGTGTGGCCTTCTGAAGTCGTCAGTGGTTTCCCTGCTGGGTTGTATGCGTGATTGCAGTATATTTGTCATGTTAAAAATACCACATGATGCGTAAGCAtcagatttttctaaaaatatacaGGTATAATAATGCTGGCATCCTAGTATTAGTTTTATGGAACAAGGGGAAGGAATTGTTATTCCTTTTTTAAGCTGGCTGCCAGGAACGATGGGCTTGAAACCCGCCACGGAGCTACTCATTAAGGCCTCCATCCTCAGCAGGGCCTGAGCAGAAAACTCGCCAGCTCTTCTGTggcattttgttgttttattagtgctgtgttttctctggTTTGTGTCCAGCGATGTCAGTGTTCTGCCGTGCTCTAGAGATGGCACCCGCAGGCCTTGGGCTCTTAACTCAGCCAAGAAAAAAGACACAGGACAATTGTTCTGCAGGGGGGAAACTGGGAAAATTCATTAATGAGGAAATCGGTGTTTTATGTTTGAGAGAGTGAAAGGAAAACACTTGAAGCCAAGAAAGAAGAGCTGTTTCTTGTCCAAGGCAATAGTAGGACAAAAGATGTGCCAAAGAGAGAATGAGggaaagagacaggaaaataaatatcttaGAAGATATAAAGGAGAGGTGTGAAGCAAATCTTAATGATAGGAACAGGGAAGAAGAATTTCACACGGCATCGGTGGCTTTAGACTTActcttaaaaaaggaaaggttttaTAGATTAAACAGACCCCTGGTTActttaacacctttttttttttctctctctttgtagGTAAGTGTAGGTATAAGTAGCATCCCAAGCCTCTCTGAAGCCCAGTGCAGTATCTGCAGAAATGCTTTTGCACTTGACGGACTTTGCTTGTGGTACAAGACACACGGATTTGAGCTTTATTGATTGGGAGTTTCTTTCCAAACTAACAACCTGGTATTTTCTCTCTTAGCTCTTCTCTTAGGAAACGCAACCAGCTCCTCACATCGCGGAGGCCCAGCATGAACGTTAACTGTGCTGCTGGGACAGACTGGTCAAGAAATTCGGAGTCCAGTTGCTCTGTGGAAAACGTAACTGTAGCCGTCCATGGGTCAGATGGAAGTGATGTGGTGCTCGGAGgtcacagccctgctgcagctcccaggaCTGAGGGTGAGGATAATGTCTTGACCTTAGGTCTTTAAGGGAGATatatacttaattttttttggaCAGAGGTATTATATTTTGGAGAAATTCCAGTATTCCAAGGCAGTTTGCAGCTGCATCCTCACCGGGGACCGGGCATCGAGCTCCACAGGCTTAAAGTACTTGTGTGCTTCTGCGCCAGATTTCCTCTGAGAGAATGTGCCAGTGTTTGGCATCTGAATTTCTGGCCTTGTTTAATTGCTATGCTCATGCTCTTTACCCACGGAATATTTGTTTGTCTCCCTCAGGTTTAGATTCTGAATGCCGACACTCTGCTTGTCCAGGGAGCCCCCAGATCAGTAGCATGTTGTCTGCTCCTGAAGACACACACAGCTGTCATTTCCAAGATGGAAATAAGAGACAGTCAGAATATTTTAATGCCCAGGAACGCCACGGGTGCTGTGCTTCACAAACGGTGGCTCCGGAAAAAGTAACGCTTGTGGTAGATGGCACTCGCTTTGCAGTGAACCCCCAGATTTTCACTGCTCACCCTGATACTATGCTGGGAAGGTGGGTGATTTCCACTAGTTTCAAGGTAGCTCAAGGGGGTCAAATGTTTGCTAAAATGGAACAAAACCCGATGTTTGTTTCGTGATCTCATCTGTGTGCACAAGTGAAGCAAGTTGAGTTTGTTCAGAGCTTGGATGAGGCCTTGAAGACAAGACAAGATGCAGAGGGAGTTGGTAGTTCTCTAGATAACATTCCCCCTTCCATCCACTTCCTTCAAACAATGTGCACTTTTAGTGAGACACAGTCTGCTCTTGCCTTCTCTCCAAGTGTTTGCTGTGTTTGTAAGTAGTACGGCTGTTCGGAGCTGATAAATTCCCTTCCAGAATGCAGAAAATGATAattctctgtccttctcctgCTGATCTTCCTTTACTCTCCCATAAGAGAAATTATTTGGCTCCCTGCAACGTAGCTTAAAGGTTGGAGCCGATTGATGCAACAAGAAGCACTCATTTGCGTGTTGCCAGCACTTATTGGTCTCTAGAATTAATGTGTTTGAGTATACCTGTGCActtgaatagattttttttttttctctttctaatcTATTCAGAATGTTTGGACCAGGAAGAGAATATAATTTCACCAGGCCAAATGAAAAGGGAGAATATGAAATTGCAGAAGGAATTAGCTCAGCTGTGTTCCGGACTGTGCTGGTAAGGTGATGATTGCAGattgagggaagaaaaaaaaaaaaaaaggcagcaacaaCAATCTGTTTGTCACATGTGCAAAACTGAGCCATCTCCCAGGCAGCTGCACACCCCCCTGGCCAGATTCTTTTATTACTGTTTTGtattgtgattaaaaaaaaaagtagattttggAATGAGTAATCATTTCCGACATTTGCTTGTGTTGCCATTTACCTTTCTTGTGTGATGCCATTGTAGTTCCTGAGCTGTGTCCTGACCTCATGATTACATATAAATGCATATGcaatatgaaataaatgcatgtgCAATATGTGATGTTACAAAACCTTATGCCATGGGAAGAGTTTTAACTGGAGCTCACGGTTTATCAGACCCAAGAGGATCTACGAAGAGACGTAGATTCTCGGACAAGCAGGGCTGTTCATACTGTTCACACAGCTATATATAGTCTCTGTAACTCTGCAATGTTGGTTAATAAAACAAAGAACTGAGTAAAAATGATGAGAGTCCAAgctgttcttaatttttatcTCCAAAAACTGTCCTTTTATTTGCAGGATTATTACAAAACCGGAATCATTAACTGCCCTGATGGGATTTCCATCCCAGACCTCCGAGACACATGTGATTACCTCTGCATAAACTTTGATTTCAACACAATCAAATGTCAAGATTTAAGTAAGTATGGAGAGAGAAACAGTGGGAAATTCAAGTTAAGTATCATAATGAATTAattattcagttttttactCTTTTACTGTATTGATTGGACCTTggcgtttgttttttttttttttttttaaatggcagtgTAATGGTTCTACAGTGTAATTTGCAGTCTCATACATCTGATTTTTGCCAGTTCTGAAGCTGGAGACTGTTGATGCATCTGAACGTTTGTTAAGGAGTTTATCTAAAGAAGAATGTGAGCTATGCTCTTGAATGTGGCTGGAAAGTGTAGAGCTGAGACTTCCAtactgtgtaaaaaaaaaaaaaaaaaaaaaaaaaaaaatcccattgtACGATTTATGTCTCATTAGGTGCTCTGTTACATGAGCTCTCCAACGATGGCGCGCACAAGCAGTTTGACAGCTACCTGGAGGAGCTGATCCTGCCCATCATGGTGGACAGCGCGAGGAAAGGGGAACGCGAATGCCATATCGTGGTGCTGACGGATGAAGACACCGTGGACTGGGATGAAGATCACCCACCTCCGATGGGAGAGGAGTACTCGCAAAGTAAGGGCGCTGCGCTGGGGCTCCCGGCGCTGCCTGCGCTGTGCACCCAGACATCTGGCCCTGAGGAAAGGACCCATTGCCCAAACAGGCGTCTTCCTTCAGGAAGGTTTGCTGGCACACGGAGTCCTGTTTTGTACATTCCTTCTGAACCGGCTGCTGCCAGCAACAGGATACCTTTGATCTGagcttcttccttttgctcGTTGCCTCCCCCTCGGCCTTTTTCTGGCTCTCTAGACAGCCAGTACTCATTGCTTTACACACCCATTGCCACCCATTCTATCCAGACCGTGATATCTATCGCCACCCTCCCACCAAGGAGCTGTGGCTAATCCCAGGGCTGAGAAACAGACATCTGAAGTAGTTCTTGGAAACCAAACCTGGTTTTTGGCACCCCTGCAGCTGAGCGCATCAAAAACGGGGAGAAGGTCCCTCCTTGTAGATTCTAATCACCCCTTTTATTTCTCAAGTCCTTTACAGTTCCAAGCTGTACAGATTCTTCAAGTACATTGAGAATCGTGATGTTGCAAAAGCTGTGTTAAAGGAACGGGGCCTAAAAAACATTCGCATTGGCATTGAAGGTAAAGTATTTCTTCAGCAAAGGAAATTCTAAAGCAGGTGATTCCATAGTCAGTAAAGCTTGGTTTCCTCTGGACTCTTGGCATTTCCTGTTTTGATCTGTGTTTTACTgggaatttgttttcattaaactaGCAGAAGCTGGGCATCTTCACCTCTATCTTGTTACGCTGAAATAGGCCACGAGGCTTAAAAGTTAAGGGAAAAATGAGAGATACGTACCAAGCAAACAGGAAAGGAGAGTCACACTTCCACCCACCGATCCAAACGTCCCCTCAAGGAACTCGGAGAACGTGCTCTGTCCTGGGAGACTTAGTTTTCTAGTAGCTGATGTTTGCTAATGTTGTGCAGACATTGATCCTGTGACTACACACAATGCTACACTGGCTTTTTGGGGGAAGAGAAAGCCATCTTTTGCAAGTCAATAATGTGGAATGGGAGCATTCGTGTATTAAGTAACCCCATAATCACTCCTGCCTGGCTGATCTGGGATCCTGTGTTTTCCCTTGTGCCAGTCAGAGATGTGTGTAGTGCAACTGACGGGCTGTCTGTATTTTCAGGATATCCCACCTGTAAAGAGAAGGTGAAGAGGAGGCCTGGTGGCCGGTCAGAAGTGATATACAACTACGTTCAACGGCCCTTCATCCAGATGTcatgggaaaaggaagaaggcaAGAGCCGTCATGTTGATTTCCAGTGTGTTCGGAGCAAATCTCTAACAAACCTGGTCACTGTGGGTGATGATGTTTCGGAGGACCACGAGGTTATAATGCATCACCCCCCACAAGTAGATGAACTCGACAGGCTAAACGCACCGTTCTCCCAAATGGCTGTTAATGATCTACCAGATTAGTCGTGGCTCAGGGTTGGATAGTCCTGCTTAATCTGGGAATGTCTCAGCGTAGTTTCATCCCAGGTGATGGAACACAGACTCCTGCAAGGTGCTTTATCCTCCTTCATGCTCTTACTGCACTGTCATATTTCAAGCATGTTATTAAAGAGCCACACTCCATAGTCTAATTGTGCAATCAAAAGCAACGTCTCCtcagacaaaaagaaattatgctGTTTGTTTCTACTACAAAGGCTTCCAGATTGGTGGGTGCTGAATATTTTACGTGAACTTCTAAAAGAGGAGCAGAAGTATTTAGAAACATCTTGTTTGACATGAGAGAGGAAATTCTGGGCCTGTCAAGACAAAGCTTTCCTTTACCATTAGGCAATTAGCTTTGCTTTTGAGATAATTAGTTACAAAGGACCGAACATCAAAGCTGGTGGGATGATGCTCTTTCATCAACCAGCAGAGATGTAGCACAGTTGTGGCAGCAAAACCCTGAGTGTGGaggaatgaaagcaaaagacaaATGCTGAGTGTGGAGGAACCTGTTTACACTGCTGCCTGGCTTTGCACCCAGCGTGTTGTTCTGCTGTTCCAGGGAAGGATGGACTAGTTCAATAGGAAGCATATATGCCTGTTCACAGGAATTTCCCAGCTATATTTCGCTGTAAGATGGAATCACTGGTTTTAGGGATGTTGTCTGTAAACAAGTAGATGATCCTGaaggaaaaagccaaaaagaagAGGCTGTAGTTGATATTTTACCAACAAAGTAAATCTGTTTAGTAGCCTGATAGATGTAAGAAGCTTTCTAGAAGTGACTGTGCATGCTAAAGACTTCCAGTTGTTTCCTCCATCCCCTGCTAAGACAAAAAAGGCCAGTGAAGGAGCTCCCAGTACAGTTAGTTTACTACCTGAGGAAAATCTTTGGTCTCATCAACCTTAGTGAGTCAGAATTTCTCTAGACTCTCCCAGGAGCATCCTACTCTTGCAGCTTTAAAAGGCCAGCTACATGCTTCCCAGTTTGGAACTGACTGGACCGTTTTGCTGTCAGGCAGGTAAGAAGTACCAACAGTAAACCAGCCTTcagtagagaaaaatacatgtaCCTAGGAGCAGCTTTCCTTTGCTACTCTGAATATATAATCCTAGTCTGTGGTTAAGGCTCTGTCCATTTTGGATTCAGGCCCAACAAAGCTGTGACTGTGGGTACAGACACACTCCGGGCTGGTTTTAGCTCAGTTACATTAGAGCCAGCATTCCTGATGGCTGTGTAAAGGTTTGATGTACCCAAAGCGGAGTACTTAAACATGGTGCTGGtgcaaagaaaagctgaaagccattcagaaagaaacagagggagggaaagagctCTGTTGTGAAGTTCAGGTTAGTTCTGCTCTTGCAATTGGCTGCTGTTGAAACCTGTACAGCTTACACGTTGAGGTACCTGGTCGtacttggcagaagagaggcgagtGTCAGTCTGACCCTAGAAAGTTTAATCCTTTGTCAGGGTTGCATCgtcaagcaatttttttttattctccatCTGTCTGCAAAGTGTATGGTAGACTTAACATCAGAGATTTGTTACTGTTTGCTGCTAaggatgtttgtttttttcagtgtaagtAGCATGACAATATCAAGCACAAATTTCCCTGAAGGTTTATGAGTCTCGTTTTAGTTACGAGTAACAAAATCTCTGCCAAGGCATATGCTAAGAGATATATCCATTTGTATGGATACAGGTTCCGTTCTGTGCAGTGTTTCTGTTCTTAGCTTCTTTCCTAAATGCAGGAaattgatttcttctttttgtaagTGCCTAAGGGAAGATTTCCAAAAATGCTTTGGGACCTCCTGAGAGTCCCAGGGGTTCAGATGCCCACGTCCACCTGGcgacttttaaaaaaaatcctccctgTGTGTCACTGGATCATTATAGAGAAGTGTCCTTCAGTAtctgcacagagatgctgtgcaATCACTTCCCATTATTGCGCTAGGtgaatttctatttttgtaGTAGAGAAAGGAAGACATATGGACCATTAACCTCCCTGCTAAGGGCCAGACCAAACCCATTTACCTGCCTTGGTGACGAGCCGTTCCCACAAGTCAGACAAAAGTGGGGTGAGACTGTCTCCCCCGGCCCTATGGATTTTAGTATTTTGGtgagtatttatttttacagcagcaTAAGTTTTAGGTAAATGTGTGTTGGTGTTGACCAGCTGGCTTGGAACTGGAGTTGACACGTGTCGGTGTTGCTGCGCGCTGCCCTGCGGGGCTGTCAGGGCGTCCGACACCCACAGCACCGGACGGGATCTGCAGCCAAGTCCCAGATTTGGCTCAAACAACCCCCATCAGTGTCTGTCCCggagcccagcagcagctcagcctctTGAAGGACTCAGTTTATTAGAAATAGTGACCCCAGCACTTAATTGCAACCGGCACTTGCCCAAGGGATCTTGGAGGAGCTTTGTTGGTACC is part of the Caloenas nicobarica isolate bCalNic1 chromosome 21, bCalNic1.hap1, whole genome shotgun sequence genome and encodes:
- the KCTD20 gene encoding BTB/POZ domain-containing protein KCTD20 isoform X1 — protein: MSRHSSLRKRNQLLTSRRPSMNVNCAAGTDWSRNSESSCSVENVTVAVHGSDGSDVVLGGHSPAAAPRTEGLDSECRHSACPGSPQISSMLSAPEDTHSCHFQDGNKRQSEYFNAQERHGCCASQTVAPEKVTLVVDGTRFAVNPQIFTAHPDTMLGRMFGPGREYNFTRPNEKGEYEIAEGISSAVFRTVLDYYKTGIINCPDGISIPDLRDTCDYLCINFDFNTIKCQDLSALLHELSNDGAHKQFDSYLEELILPIMVDSARKGERECHIVVLTDEDTVDWDEDHPPPMGEEYSQILYSSKLYRFFKYIENRDVAKAVLKERGLKNIRIGIEGYPTCKEKVKRRPGGRSEVIYNYVQRPFIQMSWEKEEGKSRHVDFQCVRSKSLTNLVTVGDDVSEDHEVIMHHPPQVDELDRLNAPFSQMAVNDLPD
- the KCTD20 gene encoding BTB/POZ domain-containing protein KCTD20 isoform X2 translates to MNVNCAAGTDWSRNSESSCSVENVTVAVHGSDGSDVVLGGHSPAAAPRTEGLDSECRHSACPGSPQISSMLSAPEDTHSCHFQDGNKRQSEYFNAQERHGCCASQTVAPEKVTLVVDGTRFAVNPQIFTAHPDTMLGRMFGPGREYNFTRPNEKGEYEIAEGISSAVFRTVLDYYKTGIINCPDGISIPDLRDTCDYLCINFDFNTIKCQDLSALLHELSNDGAHKQFDSYLEELILPIMVDSARKGERECHIVVLTDEDTVDWDEDHPPPMGEEYSQILYSSKLYRFFKYIENRDVAKAVLKERGLKNIRIGIEGYPTCKEKVKRRPGGRSEVIYNYVQRPFIQMSWEKEEGKSRHVDFQCVRSKSLTNLVTVGDDVSEDHEVIMHHPPQVDELDRLNAPFSQMAVNDLPD